The genomic region ACGTCACCGGCGCGCACCTCAACCGCATCCCGGAAGAGGTCGGGGTGTGGCGTTTCGACCCCGATACGCTCTCGCGGGAGGTCATCCGCGAGCCGACGGCCCTACCAGTGGCCGACCCAGGCGTCGAGATACTCGACGAGCACCCGGGGTGGACGGAGGTCCGAATCGCCGACGGGGCGGAGAAGGCGCGAGCCCGACGCCGTCTCGCCGAGCGCGCCTACGGCAAGGGCTGGCGGAGCTACGACTTCCCGAACTGTGCCGAAGTCGAGGAGACAGCAGTCGCTGGCGGTGGCGGCGTGCCCTACTGCGAGTGGAAGGGTCGCGTCGTCGACCCCGGGAACGAGTGCGGGCCGGACTGCCCCGGGTTCGCGGAAGCAGACCCGCCGGTCGTCGACGGCGAGGCGGAGCGCGACCGGCGGACGCCGTGGGTCGTCGACCCCGAGGGACAGGCGCGGCGACAGTCGGGACTCGACCGGTTCACGTAGGGGCGAACAGACGGCGAGAGAGAGGCGCGCGAACGGGGTCGCCGTGCAACCGCAGACCCGTCCGCGTCAGTGGTTCAGGGCACGCCGGGGGTGGCCGCGCCCTGGTATTTGAACCCTCAGCCGAGGCGCTCGTCCACCAGCGCGCTGGCGACCCGGACCGCGTTCTCCAGCCCGAGTTCGAATCCGGCCTCGAAGTCCTCGTCGTGGAGGCTCTCTTCCACCGATTGTCCGGGCTGGGGCCGGTCGAAGTTCGCGATACCACGGATGCTCAGGTAGTCGTCCAGTCGCCCGAACCGGGCGAGCGCGGCCGCCGTCGCGGCGTCTTCCATCTCGGTCGCGCAGTAGGTGCCGGCGTCGTACTCGTCACAGAGCCACTGGACACGCTCGGCGAGGACTTGACCGTGCCAGAACTCGTCGCCGCAGACGTTGGCACCGACGAGAGATTGCGGGTCCGCGTGAGCACCCCGACCCTCGTACCGTTCGCGGTGGGCTTTCACGTCCGGGTCGTCCGCGAGGTCGATGTCGCGGGCGAGTTCGGCGGCCCAGTCGAGTAGTGCGGAATCGGGCCGAAAGACGTGGTCGTCGAGCCGGTAGGGGTTCAGTTCGAGTGGAACCCCGCCGTCGCCCTCGGCCGCATCCCAGCGGACCTTCACGTCCCAGTCGACGATGGCGTCGGCGAGGACCACGGAGCCGATGGTCGTGTCTGTCGGTGGGCCGCCGGCCACGCCGACCGAGAGGAACAGCGTCTCCGAGAGGTCGAGTTCGGGACTGGCGAGGGCGGCCGCGACGGTCGTCGCCGTGTTCGCCTTCCCCATCCCGGTCGGGAGGAGCGCGAGGGGGCCGGTTCCATCGGTCGGGTCGGTGTACTGCAGCGGTTCGGGCGCGCCCGGCAGGTCGAGCTCGTTCGCGAACTCGTACCGGTCGAGCCACGGCTGGCGCTCGTCGAGCGTCTCGGCGTCGTGGACGAACGCCGGGAGGACGAGCACCTCGGGGGCGATGGTCATGTCTCGGCTGGCGGGTCGCGGTGAAAAACGTCTTTCTGTCTCTCAGAGCGAGTAGGTCTCGCCGTCGACCGCGATGGGCTCCTCGAACGCCTGCTCGACGGGGTAGTAGTGTGCGGCGTGGACGACCCGGGTCTGGCTGGCGTCGAGGTCCTCGGCGAGCGCCAGCGCGCCCTCCCGGGTCATGTGCTTCGTCCCGAACGTGTAGAACACGTCGCCGTGCTCGTGTTTCCCGCCGAGGGGGTGGTACTTGCAGAGTTCGCTCGGGACGATACCGTCCGCGAGCAGGAGGTCCGGGTCGGCGAGGGCTTCGCGAGACTCGTCGGGGAGGCCATAGCTCGTATCGCCCGAGAACGAGAGGACTGCACCGGTCTCGGGGTCCTCGATGCGGAGACCGTAACAGACCAGTGGCGGGTGCTCGACCGGAACCAGCGTCACCTCGAACCCACAGGTCTCGAAGGGCTGCATGGGGGTCTCGGGATGGACCGTGACCGCGTCGAGGTAGTCGTACTTCCGCGAGACGGTGTCGGCCACGCTTTCGTCGGTTATGGGGTCGGTCTCGTCCGCGGCGAACACGTCCAGTTCGTCGAACAGCCGGTAGGCGTTGCCCAGCCCATCGAGGTGGTCGAAGTGGATGTGCGAGATGATCATCGCGTCGGGCAGGGGAACGTCCTCGCGGAGGAACTGGTAGCGGAAGTCGGGACTCGCGTCGACCAGCAGCGACTCGTCGGTCCGCTCGTTGTGCACGTGGACCGAGAACCGGGTGCGTTCGACGTCGCGGCGTTTCGCCTCCTCGCAGGTGTCGCAGTCGCAGCCGACGGTTGGTGTGCCGGTGGTGTCGCCGGTCCCGAGCAGCGTCACCTCCATAGCTCAGTGGTCGTGGTCGTGACTGTGGTCGTCGTGGTCGTGGTCGTGCCCGCTCCCGTCACCGGCGACCAGCGCGTCACTGTCGTCCATCATGTCGAGGTTCTTCAGGTTGTCACGCTCCTCGAAGTCGGCGACGGCGTCCTCGAGGTCCGCCTGCGTGAGCGTCATCCGTTCCTCGGTCAGCGCGTCGAGGACGGCTTCGCGCATGACCAGCCGGAGGTCACTGCCGGTCAGGCCCTCGGTGATGTCGGCGATAGCGTGGGGGTCGAACTCCTCGATGTCCATCGCCCGGGTGATGATGCGGAGGATGTCCGCGCGCATCCCGTGGTCGGGCTTGGGGAAGTTGACAATCTCGTCGAAGCGACGCCAGGCCGCGGCGTCGAGCTGGTCCGGGTGGTTCGTCGCGCCGATGAGCAACACGTCGTCCTGGATGAGCGAGATGTCGTCGATGCTCTTCAGCAGGGTGTTGACTGCGCGCTTGATGGCGTTGTGCTCGTCCCCGCCGCGGGTCTTCGCGACGAAGTCGAACTCGTCCATGAACAGGATACACGGCGAGAGCCGCTTTGCCACCTCGAACGTCTTCTCGACGTTCTTGGCCGTCTCCCCGAGGTACTGGCTCGTGATCATCGAGAGCTTCACCTCGACGAACGGGAGGTCGAGCTTGTACGCCAGCCCCTTCGCGGCGGAGGTCTTCCCGGTGCCCGGCGGCCCCACGAACAGCAGCTTCCCGATCTCCCGCAGGCCGATTTCGGCCAGGTAGTCGCGGTGTTCGATGGCCTTGACGACCTTCTGGATCTCGCCCTCCTGCTCCTTGGTGAGGACGATATCGTCGAGGGTCTGGTCGATCTCTTCGGGTGCCCGGATGTCGACGAGGTCGAGCATCTCCTCGTCCTCCTCGTCCTCGAACATCTCGTCGAGCAGCGAGTCGATCCAGACGCGGTCGGCCTGGATGGGACGGTTGGTCTCCCGTGCCGCCTCGTAGGTGACGTCGACGTCCTCGTCGTCCTCGAACACCGACGCGAGGACGGGGTTCTGGAGGATGCCGGCATCGTCCATGCGCTCTTTCAGCCAGCGCTCGGCCATCTCCGGCTGGGTCAGGTTCAGCTTGCCGGAGAACTCGTCGCGGTCGGTGAACATCAGGTCGGAGACGGCGTCCCACGGGTGATCGATTCCCGTGGCCGCGCGGGCCGTCTTGTTCGTGACTGCGAGCGGACGCTCGACCGCCCCGTCGGTGTAGAAAACCCGGCGATACCGAGGGGGCAGGTCGTTCTCGTCCAGCTCACGGTCGTTGGTGTACACGTGGGCTGTCAACAGGAACTCGACGACCGATAGCGCCGCGGTACTCATTCCCCGTAGCGTACTGGCCACACGCGCTTAAGACCGTCGAACTACGCGGAATCCGCGGTTCTCGTGGGATGCGACCACACGACAGGGGGTGCCGTCCCCTGGGATGCTGATGGCCAATCTCCCACTCTGGCGCGTGCTGGCGGCGGTCCGAACGCGAGGCGACCCCGTCGCCTCGCACTGTGAGGCCGCCGACGAATCGCGCGAGGGATGACCGGAGCGAAGTGGAGTGAAACGGAACGGAGCGGAGGGAATCGGCTGGGGAGGCTGTGGTGCGGTGCTGTGCGGTTGCGGTTCCATCGCCACCAGCGCGAGTGAACTGCTGTCGATACGAACAGGCAAAATGGAGACAAGCAGACAGGCAGGCAAAATCACAGACGAGCAGGCGAACTCGCGGAATCAGCGCCCAAGACCACAGCGACAGAGAACCGGTGAACAACGACCAGAGCCGATGGGCAGTGCTCAGACGACAGCCCGCGCAGCTGGTTCGACCGGCGCACGGACCGATGCCACGTCCCTGCCGGACTCGAACCCAGCGACGACCGACTCCGCAGAGCGGTCACTGCTGTTCGACCCCGACTCCGCCAGCGCGTCCTCGTCGATGTAGATGATGAACGGGGTCCCCGGGCCGAGGCCCTCGTCGGTCCGGTTGGTGGTCAGGAAGCGCTGGAACTCGCGGGCCTCGTAACCGTTCTCCAGCGCCCAGTCGTGGATCTCGTCGGCGTCGTCGCCGTTGCTCCCGTTCCCGATGGCGATGATGACCGGCGGCTTCGACTCGTTGAGTTCCGTCAGCGAGAGCGTCGAGTCGTAGTTGAACGCGGCATCCGGGTCGTCGAGTGCCCGATGCTGGTACATCTCCATGTACCACATCAGCGTCCGGCGGTCGAAGTAACCACCCCCGGCGTTCGGTTGCAGGTTCTCCGACTCGTTCGAGACGTAGTAGCCGTTCCCGTAGAACATCACGTCGGTCTCGTCGATGCCACCGTGCTGGTAGCCGACCCGTTCGACGTCCGCGAGGGTCGGCTTGAGGTCGGTGCTCGAGGACTGGGCGTACTGGACCAGCGAGTTGTCGGGGCTCTGCGGTTCGCTGTAGACGAGGTTCCCGGCGGGAACCGCGATGAACATCAGGACCACGAGGACGACCACGGCCGAGAGCGCGACGCCGACCGCGTCGTCGTCGGTGAACGCGTCGACGCCCCACCGGAAGACGATAGCGAGGCCGACCGCCGCCGGGATGGCCAGCGGGAAGATGGCGTGGGTGGTCGCCCAGCCCGCGCGGATGTCGGTCGCGATGGGGTAGCCCAGGATGCTGACGAAGCCCCAGTACGAACACAGCGCGACGAAGTCACGCGGGCCGCGGTTCGAGTAGCGGTCCACGATGAAGCCGACGATAGCGAACAGCAGGACGACGAGTGCGCCGTCGATCATGACCGTCACGTAGTGCTCGAAGAACTGGAGGAACGGGTTGCCGTGGCCGCCACCCCACGTGCCCATGAACTCCTCCCAGGAGCCGACGAGGGACTCCCAGACGATAGCCCCGAACATGCCAACGTCGGCCGAGCCGATGGCGTTCCAGAGGCCGATGTCCATCCCGGCCTGCTCCGGGCCGGGCCAGCCCGCGACGCCTTCCTCGGTGAAGCCGCCGCCGCGGGGCGCGTAGAACAGCACGATGATGGCGACGAACTCGACGACCAGCGAGAACGCGAAGCCGACCGACTGCCAGTTGCCGCCCCACCACGCGAGGTGCCGGTCGACCAGCGCCCCGCCGTTCGCCCGGCGTAGCTCGCTCCAGCTACCACGCACGTCGAACGGGGCGAGCCAGTCGAGGTAGTCGACCAGCACCGTCAGCACGGACTCCCCGCGAGCGGGAGCGCGGAACAGTCGATGGTCGAGCAAGAGCGCGGCCGCCCCGAGCCAGCACACCGGGTAGAGCAGCACGTTCTCCTTGGTCGTCATCGCGAGCGCGAAGACGCCGACCCCGGCCGCGAGGTGCCAGCGCTTGCGGTCGTCGGCGTAGCGCAGGAAGAACCCGAGCGCGAACGCGGTGAACACGACCAGCGGGATGTCCTCGCGCATGAACCGCGAGTAGTACAGCAACACCGGGTTGAACGCGAACAGCAGGCCGAGCGCCACGACCTCGGTGTCCCGCAGATGCTTGCGGTAGAGCCACGCGGCCAGGGGCATCGAGGCCCCCAGGATGGCGGGGACGAGTCGCGAGGTGAAGTCCGAGGGACCGAGGAACTCGAAGACCCACTTGTTCACGTGGAAGAGGAACGGGCCGTGGACGATGGGGCGGTACTCCCAGACGCCGCTTTCGAGGTAGCGGATGATCCAGTAGGCGACCCGACCCTCGTCCTGGTGGGCGACGCGCTGGCCGATCCACACCAGGCGAGCGGCCAGTCCGAGAACGGCGAAGACGACCAGCGCGCCGAGAGCCTTGTCCGTGGAGGGGAAGGGGACGAGACTGTCCCGGTCGGCGACTCGGGTTCGAGCCGCGTCGGCGAGGGACTCGCTGGTGGCGGATTCGTCGTCGAGCGGCTCGCTGGCGGACGACTGCTCGTCCTGGGAGGGGTCGGCCGCTTCCGACGCTGCCGCCGTCGCTGGGTCGTCGACCGACTGGGCGCTCCCGCTGGCACCACCGTCGGCCTGGGCGTCGGCCGGCGGGCGGTCGGGCGAGTGCGGGGACTCGTCTGACATTAGTGGCGCAGAGTAACACAGCGGGTATACGCTTTTTGGGTTCGGTTGCAGGCCGGAGACGGCGTCCAGACCCCACGACAGCGACGGCGCTTGCAAGGACAGGCCCAATAGTTGTGTGGTGTGGTAACGATGTGCAAACTGCTATGCAAGCAGTCGTACTCGAAGCGTTCAGAGAACCGCTGCAGGTACAGGACGTCGACCGGCCGGAACTGACACCAGAAGGAATCATCGCCCGGGTGGACGGGTGTGGCGTCTGCCGGAGCGACTGGCACTGCTGGCAGGGGGACTGGGACTGGTTCGGCTACCGGCCGGACCCGCCGCACATCCTCGGCCACGAACCCTGCGGGACCGTCGTCGAGGTCGGCGCGGAGGTCGAGACCGTCAGCGAGGGTGACCGCATCGCCATCCCGTTCAACTTCGCGTGCGGGAAGTGCTCGCTGTGCCGGAACGGCCACGAGAACATCTGCGAGAACCACGTCGGTCTCGGCTTCATGAACGAGGCACCCGGCGCGTTCGCCGAAGAGGTGCACGTCCCGAACGCGGACATCAACGCGGTCCCGCTCTCGGACGGCATCTCGACCGACACCGCGGCCGGCATCGGCTGTCGGTTCATGACGTCCTACCACGCGATGGCCCACCAGGGCGACGTCGGCGACGGCGAGTCGGTGGTCGTCCACGGCTGTGGCGGTATCGGTCTCTCGGCCATCCACATCGCGAACGCGCTCGGGGCGAACCCCATCGCGGTCGACATCCAGGCCGAGAAACTGGAGAAAGCCGAGTCGCTCGGCGCGGTCGCGACCGTCGACGCCAGCCAGGGCGACCCGGTGAAGGAGGTCCACGACATCACCGACGGCGGCGCGGACGTCTCGGTGGACGCACTCGGTATCGAGACCACCTGTCGGAACGCGGTGGACAGCCTCGGGAAGGGCGGCCGCCACGTGCAGGTCGGCCTAACCACCTCGGAAGAAGCTGGCGAGATTCCGCTCCCGACGGACGAGTTCGTCGCCAAGGAGATCCAGTTCGTGGGGTCGCTCGGCCTCCAGCCGTCGCGCTACCCCGAGATGCTCTCGATGATAGAGTCGGGGAAGATCGACCCGACGAAACTCGTCGAGAAGACCATCGACATCCAGCAGGTGCCCGACGAGCTCGCAGCCATGAGCGATTACGGCACGCTCGGCATCCCCGTCTGTACGGACTTCACGGCCTGACGGGGCGCAGCGACCACCGGTACCGACCCAACTTCTTTCCGGTTGAAATCTGCCCTTATCTGAGAGCTGCTGCTGTAAGTAGCTACGACAGACCACGAAACACCGACTCGCGCTTTTCGGGGTGTGCAGAATAAACTTCTGGTGAGATTACTTGGAGTTCTACGGTGATTTAAGGGGCAGGACCACCACGTACGTAGCATGGCAGCCAACACGCCCGTCATCGCGGCAGCGTACCGGACACCGCAGGGGAAGAAGGACGGAGTCTACGCCGACATCCGCGGCGAGGACCTCGCCGTCCCGCTCATCGACGAGATTCTCGCGGAGACCGGCCTCAGCGGCGACGACGTCGACGACCTCATGTGGGGCTGTGCGCAACAGCGCGGCCACCAGGACAACAACGTCGGACGCGTCATCGCCCTCATGTCCGAACTGGGCGAGAGCGTCCCGGCGACGACCATCAACCGCTGGTGCGCGTCCTCGATGCAGTCCGTCATCTCCGCCAGCGACGCCGTGGCCGCGGGCAACCGCGACTGCGTCATCGCGGGCGGCTTCGAGCACATGACCAACGTCCCCATGGAGGGCGGGATGGACGGCCGAAGCTTCCACCCCGACTTCCAGGACATGTACAACATGATCGAACTCCAGATGGGCATGACCGCGGAGAAGGTCGCCCGGGAGTACGACGTGTCCCGTGAGGAACAGGACCGCTACGCCGTCCAGAGTCAGCAGCGCGCCGCAACGGCCACGGAAGAGGGTCGCTTCGACGACGAGATCATCCCCATCGAGACGCCCGATGGGAAGGTTACGGAAGACGAGGGCATCCGCCCGGGCACCGACTTCGAGACGCTCCAGAGTCTCCCGACCGTGTTCATGGAGGACGTGACCGCCGGGAACTCCAGCCAGATCTCCGACGGTGCGGCCGCGACGCTCGTCACCTCGAAGGAGTTCGCCGAGGAGCACGACCTCGAGATTCTCGCCGAGGTCGGCATGAACAACGTCGCCGGCGTCGACCCGACCGTCATGGGCATCGGCCCGGTCCCGGCCACCCGCGGCCTGCTCGAGCGCAACGGCCGCGACATCGAGGACTACGACCTCGTCGAGCTGAACGAGGCGTTCGCCTCCCAGTGTGTCTACGCCCGCGACGAGCTCGGCATCGACAACGACATCTTCAACGTCAACGGCGGGGCCATCGCCATCGGCCACCCGCTGGGTGCCTCCGGCGCGCGCCTCCCCGTGACGCTCATCCACGAACTCCGCAAGCGCGGTGGCGGCCGCGGACTGGCGACCCTGTGCGTCGGCTTCGGACAGGGTGCGGCCATCGAGTTCGAAGTGGAAGGCGAGTAAGGGCTCTCGAGTTCACTTTTTGTTCCGGCTACGACCAGCATCTGCACGGTTAGTAGCAACGCCACGAGTCACCCGAGACGCGTGTGAAATCCCGGCCAGTTGAGAAGACAGCAAACCGACGAACCAGTCATCACTCGTGACAGTCAGCGTTCGAAACGTGTTCGGCGAAGAAGGAGACGGCGGACCGCCGGTTTCCGGGGACGATGGCGCAGTGACGCTCCGAACAGTCCAGAGCCAGACCCATCTATCTCATGAATAGTCTGAATACAGACAATACTTCTCCACCACCTCAAAGTCAGCTTTCGAGGTACATTACGAACCACAAACCCGAGATGGCGATTTCTGGAAATGGGCGATTTACCATCGACCGGACCGAACACCTTCCAGATACGACTGCAGGCAGATAGCTCAGCCAAACAACCGGTCCTGTTTTCGCACCTATCTGCACACTAGAACACATTGACAACAGATTGAACTGTCAATCGACTATTCCGACGATTGCGAGTAATCACGCGGGCGGGATGTTTCACGCGCGCCGGACGTGTCGACACCTGTGGACGACAGTCCAACAGAAAGAGATGTCGGCCGAACGAGAACATCGGGAAAACCGAGGGGCAGAACCGACCTCGGTTCGGGACCGTTCAGGCGGACGTGTCAATCACGTACTGTGTTAGTTTGTGACACACACCCATACACCTTAGGTTCATCCGTCCCATTAGTACAGGCATGACCGGGGAATTTCAGACCGGGACTCGGCTGGAGCTCTGGCTTCGGCCGTCGTGCGAATGGATGTGCAGACACGAGAAGGGCCTCGTCGAGTGTACGAAGGGACTCGCAGACGCTGGCGTCGTTGACGAGGTCCAGGTAGAGCAATGGGGAAAGTACGCTCCCATCGACCCGGAAGACGCTAGCACCGAATCGGAGCGCAAGGCGAGCGAGCGACTTGCGGAGTACCGCGAGTGGGCCGCGTCGGAGGGAGTCGACCTCCACGCGTTCTCGCGGACGGCCGTACTCACCCGCGGTGGCGAGCCGGTGACGATGCAGGTCCTTCCACTCGTCGCACTCGCGTCCTACGACGAGACGGGCAAGCTGCTGTGGGTCGTCCCCCACGGGCAGGGGTCGGCCGCAGTCAGCGTCACCGAACGACTGGACGATCTCGAAGCGCTCGCGTCCGAGGACCGCGTGCTTATCGCGGACTGACCGCAGCACCCACCCTTTTCGAACCGCGAACTTTCTTACCCACCCCGAGTGAACGCCAGCGTATGGCAGTCCCCGCCATCGAGACCGACGGCCTCACCAAGGCGTACGACGGGACGAGCGCCGTCGCCGACCTCGACCTCTCCATCGAGCCCGGGACCGTGTACGGCTTCCTCGGCCCCAACGGCGCGGGCAAGACCACGACCATGCGGATGCTGACGACGCTCATCCGGCCTACCTCGGGGACCGCCCGGGTCGCCGGCCAGCCCGTCACCGACCGCGACGCCGTCACGCCCAACATCGGCTACCTCCCCGAGGAGCCGCCCCTGTACGACGAACTCACCGGCCGCGAGCAGTTGACCTACATCGCCGGCCTCCGCGACATCCCCGACGACGAGGCCCGCGAGCGCATCGACTCCCTCCTCCGGCGGTTCGACCTCCACGAGGACGCCAACAAGCGCATCTCGGCGTACTCGAAGGGGATGCGCCAGAAGACCGGCGTCATCCAGGCGGTGCTCCACCGACCCGACGTGGTGTTCCTCGACGAACCGACCTCTGGACTGGACCCCCGCGCTGCCCGGACGATGCGCGACACCATCGCCGACCTCGCCAGCCAGGAGATGACCGTCTTCCTCTCGACGCACATCCTCCCCGTCGTCGACGAACTCGCGGACCGCATCGGCGTCCTCCACGACGGTCGCCTCGTCGCCGAGGGGTCGCCTGAGGAACTGAAGCGTCGCGCCGAATCCGGCGAGGGGCGCAGTCTGGAGGAGGTGTTCCTCGAGGTGACGACCGAGGTCGAAGAATCACTGGCGGAGTGACCAGTCAGAACTCCACGCGCGAACAGATTTTCGTCTCGCCGTCGTTCGACTCCAGGTGGGCGATGTCCTCGACGCGCATCTCCCAGTCGAACGACCGGTCCGAGAGGTACGACACCACGTCGCCGACCAGCTCCTCGTCGAGGCTGTAGTACGCCAGCGTGATGTGCGGGAACCACCGGTCCGGGTGGTAGTAGTGGTCGGCGTGGTCCGCGAAGTCGGTGAGACTCGTCCAGACCCGGTCGTGCAGCGCGGCCAGGTTGGGTGACCGCGCGAGCGGGAGGTAGATGACCGGCGCGGCGGTGAACACCCCGAGCCCGCCCGTGTGGACGGTGAAGGGATCGACCTCGGGCGTGACCGAGTGCAGGCGCGACTCGACGGTCGTCTTGTCGTACTTCTCCGCGACGTGGTAGGAGATGTGCGGCGGTGGCAACTCGCTGGCGGGGTCGATACCGAACTCGTCGTGGAGGTCATCCCAGAGGTCGAGGACGCGCTGGTGATGGTCGTCCGGCAACGTGGAGATGACCGCGGAGTTCATCTAGTCGTCAGCGCTCGCGTGGCCGGAGACGTTGCCGTCCGGGACCGTCCCGTCGTCGTTCCAGCCACGGACCTCGTAGTACTCCGAGAGGGCCGCATCGAAGTCCGGCAGGTCGTAGGGCAGGCTGTCGTCCTCGCGGTCGAAGCCGCGCTGGTTGTTGAAGTGCCGTTCGAGTTCGACGATGCGCGAGCCGATGGCCTGCAGGTCGTCGTAGTCGGTGTCGAGCAGCGCGCCCAGGGTCTCGTCGTCGACGAAATCCCGCGAGAACTTGCAGACGACGCCGGAGTCAAGCACGGCAGCGTGGTTCTCCTTCTCGACGAGCTTCGGGGGCTTGCCCTCCAGCCCGTCCTTCGGGAGCGCCTTGTCCTTCCCGACGAGCGGGTACTCAAGCGAGTAGAACTCGGCGTACATGTGGTCGGCACCGCGGTTCGCGGTGGCGAAGGCGAGGCCCTGGCCGTTCAGGGTCCGGCCGTCGTGGGCGGAGAACTCCATGCCCTTGACCGACCAGTTCTCGACGCCCAGCTCCTCGTGACAGCGGGCGACGCCCTCGGCGAGCGTGTCGCCGATGTCCTCTCGCAACGCGATCTTCTCGACCGTCTCGTGGACCAGGTCGGCGTTCCCGAACTCGTCCTCGCTCGCGAGGTAGGCCGAGACCACGTCGCCACAGGAGATGGTGTCCATCCCGTACTCGTCGCACAGCTCGTTCGACTTCATCACGTCGACCACGTCGTCGATGCCCGCGTTCGAGCCGAACGCCATGACCGTCTCGTACTCCGGGCCCTCCGTCTCGATGCCCGACTCCTCGTCCTTCGTCGGCAGCTTGCAGGCGAACGCGCAGGACGAGCAGGTGCCCTTCTTGTACTTCTTCTCCTCGACGGCGTCGCCACCGATGCCGTCGGCACCCTCGAACGAGAGCTCGGAGAAGTACCGCGTCGGCAGCGCCTCGACGTGGTTCGCGTAGGAGGTGACGCTGGTGGTCCCCTGCCGGCGCATGATGTTGTCGCTGGTCGCGGCCTCCCGGTGGACGTCCATCTGCACGTCCGGGATGGTCACGTCGGGCGTGGCGTCCCCGCCAAAGGTGAGCGCCTTGACGTTCTTCGACCCGAGGATGGCCCCGAGACCGCCACGGCCGAAGGCACGGGTCTCGGTGGTCATGATGGAAGCAAAGCGCACCAGGTTCTCACCCGCGGGGCCGATGCAGGCGACCTGGTCCTCCTCGAGGTCGTGGGTCTCCTCCATGTATTCCGAGACCTCGGAGGTCGTCGCGCCTTCGAGGTCGGGCACCTCCTCGAACTCGACGCCCTCGTCCGTGACGTGGATGGCGAGCAGTTCGTCGCTCGCGCCCGTGACCTCGACCGCGCTGTATCCCGTGCCGGTGAAGTTCCGGGACATGAACCCGCCCGCGTTCGAGGAGAGCAGGCCGTTCGTGAGCGGCGAGACGCCCGTACAGCTCATCCGGCCGGTGAACGACATCTGGGACATCTGCATCGGACCCGTCGCGAAGAACAGCGAGTTCTCCGCATCGAACGGGTCGACGTCGACCGGAACCCGGTCGTACGCGAGCTTCGTGCCGACCCCGCGGCCACCGATGAACGATTCGAGGACGTCGTCGATGTCCGTCGTCTGTGTCTGGCGGGCACCGACGTCGAGCGTGAGCAGTGGACCGACTGCGTGTTTCATGTTCCGAGATAGCGGGCTATTCCCGATAAACGTTGTTGCACGACTCGCAAGGCAGCGCCACGTCTGACGCGCTGGTGAAAGTGGACGTTCGACCCATAACCGCCGGTACAGGGACACCACAGACTTGGTGTCAGGATTTACCCACCTCTCGGCCAACCGGGTAGCCATGCGCCGCGGAACGACGACGACAGCCCAGCGCCCACGACCACGAGGACACCGCCACCGAGACGAGGGTGAACCCTGATGGTCTCACTCCTCGCACAGGTCGCCGTCAGAGAAGGAAAGTCGGTCAGTCGCTCGGGTTACAGAGGTCCATCGCTTCACGGACGCCCTCGCGCCGACCGAGCAGGGTGATGCGGTCGCCCT from Haloarchaeobius sp. HME9146 harbors:
- a CDS encoding ABC transporter ATP-binding protein codes for the protein MAVPAIETDGLTKAYDGTSAVADLDLSIEPGTVYGFLGPNGAGKTTTMRMLTTLIRPTSGTARVAGQPVTDRDAVTPNIGYLPEEPPLYDELTGREQLTYIAGLRDIPDDEARERIDSLLRRFDLHEDANKRISAYSKGMRQKTGVIQAVLHRPDVVFLDEPTSGLDPRAARTMRDTIADLASQEMTVFLSTHILPVVDELADRIGVLHDGRLVAEGSPEELKRRAESGEGRSLEEVFLEVTTEVEESLAE
- a CDS encoding zinc-dependent alcohol dehydrogenase family protein, which translates into the protein MQAVVLEAFREPLQVQDVDRPELTPEGIIARVDGCGVCRSDWHCWQGDWDWFGYRPDPPHILGHEPCGTVVEVGAEVETVSEGDRIAIPFNFACGKCSLCRNGHENICENHVGLGFMNEAPGAFAEEVHVPNADINAVPLSDGISTDTAAGIGCRFMTSYHAMAHQGDVGDGESVVVHGCGGIGLSAIHIANALGANPIAVDIQAEKLEKAESLGAVATVDASQGDPVKEVHDITDGGADVSVDALGIETTCRNAVDSLGKGGRHVQVGLTTSEEAGEIPLPTDEFVAKEIQFVGSLGLQPSRYPEMLSMIESGKIDPTKLVEKTIDIQQVPDELAAMSDYGTLGIPVCTDFTA
- a CDS encoding 2'-5' RNA ligase family protein, with amino-acid sequence MNSAVISTLPDDHHQRVLDLWDDLHDEFGIDPASELPPPHISYHVAEKYDKTTVESRLHSVTPEVDPFTVHTGGLGVFTAAPVIYLPLARSPNLAALHDRVWTSLTDFADHADHYYHPDRWFPHITLAYYSLDEELVGDVVSYLSDRSFDWEMRVEDIAHLESNDGETKICSRVEF
- a CDS encoding thiolase family protein; its protein translation is MAANTPVIAAAYRTPQGKKDGVYADIRGEDLAVPLIDEILAETGLSGDDVDDLMWGCAQQRGHQDNNVGRVIALMSELGESVPATTINRWCASSMQSVISASDAVAAGNRDCVIAGGFEHMTNVPMEGGMDGRSFHPDFQDMYNMIELQMGMTAEKVAREYDVSREEQDRYAVQSQQRAATATEEGRFDDEIIPIETPDGKVTEDEGIRPGTDFETLQSLPTVFMEDVTAGNSSQISDGAAATLVTSKEFAEEHDLEILAEVGMNNVAGVDPTVMGIGPVPATRGLLERNGRDIEDYDLVELNEAFASQCVYARDELGIDNDIFNVNGGAIAIGHPLGASGARLPVTLIHELRKRGGGRGLATLCVGFGQGAAIEFEVEGE
- a CDS encoding aldehyde ferredoxin oxidoreductase family protein, with protein sequence MKHAVGPLLTLDVGARQTQTTDIDDVLESFIGGRGVGTKLAYDRVPVDVDPFDAENSLFFATGPMQMSQMSFTGRMSCTGVSPLTNGLLSSNAGGFMSRNFTGTGYSAVEVTGASDELLAIHVTDEGVEFEEVPDLEGATTSEVSEYMEETHDLEEDQVACIGPAGENLVRFASIMTTETRAFGRGGLGAILGSKNVKALTFGGDATPDVTIPDVQMDVHREAATSDNIMRRQGTTSVTSYANHVEALPTRYFSELSFEGADGIGGDAVEEKKYKKGTCSSCAFACKLPTKDEESGIETEGPEYETVMAFGSNAGIDDVVDVMKSNELCDEYGMDTISCGDVVSAYLASEDEFGNADLVHETVEKIALREDIGDTLAEGVARCHEELGVENWSVKGMEFSAHDGRTLNGQGLAFATANRGADHMYAEFYSLEYPLVGKDKALPKDGLEGKPPKLVEKENHAAVLDSGVVCKFSRDFVDDETLGALLDTDYDDLQAIGSRIVELERHFNNQRGFDREDDSLPYDLPDFDAALSEYYEVRGWNDDGTVPDGNVSGHASADD
- a CDS encoding HTH domain-containing protein produces the protein MTGEFQTGTRLELWLRPSCEWMCRHEKGLVECTKGLADAGVVDEVQVEQWGKYAPIDPEDASTESERKASERLAEYREWAASEGVDLHAFSRTAVLTRGGEPVTMQVLPLVALASYDETGKLLWVVPHGQGSAAVSVTERLDDLEALASEDRVLIAD